GATGTGTACTTCGAATAAGCCAATGCACAACGTGAGATAGAAAGAGTTATAATCGGTTAGGTTCCATTATTACTTGCATGCTCTCAACCAGATTGAGAGCTAGCCGTCATGAACGATCTGTTCAATAATTCATCTACTCAAATATTTACATCATTCGCTTCTACTGTTCCACCACTGGAGTACTGCTGCCCAGGTCACTCCTCTACTTTTATGGATGTCGATAGTGTCTCACCAGCTATACATTATCCACTTTAGGGTAAGTACTCTTGCTTGCACCTATCTAGATGCTTCAACTTTTGATCTTTGATGCATATGGTTAGGCACATAGGTTTTGTCCCAAATGAATTGAATCATCTTTCTCGGGTCAAATAATGTTTAATTCATAATGATGTCTTGATCTGGGTTAACTGATAGAGATGAACCAAGGAAGTTTTCTGAACTGGAGCACAGATTCTATTTCAGCACAAGCTTATCCAAGTCAATCTATGTCTGCCTTTCTCAcgataaataaaaaggccGTGATATCTCATCAGTGGCCCAATACTTTTTGAGGCTCAGCTGGCGTCATTGTTCAATAAAGGGATTGTTCAAGTCGGgtagtaaaaaaaaggggTCCAGATAAAACCATCGAAAACACGTGAATAAATGCCCCGCGGTCGAGGAAAGAACCACTTGCACTGCACAACAGCAGGGAGTCCCTTTTTAGTGAATATAACTTGAACTTAGGAGATATCCTGCTACCAAACAGATAAATGATCTATCTCTACAAGAAATAAACTTGACAGCTTTCGAAATTAAGAGAGAAACTCCATTAAGCATCAACCTTAAATCCTACCTCTAAATCAATACTACCTTCCTTGGCTTCCAGGTTGTTCTTCCTCGAGTCCCGCTTTTTGTTTCTCCCCCCCACCATCGTCACCAATTCCGCTTCTTTCTCCCCGCCAACCTCAACTTTTtccatcacatccaatcCCAAACACAACAAGTCCTCGATCCGCAATCATGGAGGACCAGTTGGTGCAGCTTCTTTCCAGTACCCAACTGTCCGACCAAGGTCCCAGGCAACAGGCCGAAATCGAGCTCAAGCGCGCACGAACGAATCCCGCCTTTCCGCTGTCCCTCGCTAACATCGCTGCTCATACCTCGATTGAAACAAGCATTCGCCAGTCTGCCCTTACCAACCTGCGACTCTTTATCGAGAACAACTGGAGCAATGACGAGCTTGACGATGAACCTCAAATCCCCATCTCCGATGAGGTCAGAGGCCAGCTCAAGCAGGTTCTGCTCGACTTGGTTTTGAGCCAGGAAGAGGACCGCAAAGTCAAGATCTCTGCCAGTTATGCAGTCGGAAAGATCGCCGTCCATGACTTTCCCGACCAGTGGCCCAACATGCTTCCTTCGGTCCTTTCCGTTGTCCCATCTGGCACCGATGCCCAACTCCACGGTGCTTTGAGATTGCTCAACGACATAATCGAAGAGAGTTTGAGTGAGGACCAGTTCTTTTCCATGGCACAGGATATTGCCAAGGCCCTCTCCGAAGTCGCTTTCAACGAGAACCGAAAGCCCATGCACCGAGCTCTTGCCATCTCAATCCTCCGAGGATGCTTCGATCTTCTCAATATGATCAGGGAGGACCACGCCAAGGAGGTCCGCGCATTTGCTGACGGACTCATTCAACAATGGAACCCCTTCTTCATTACTGTGATGAAGAGCCCTCTCCCCGAAGCCAACCTCGAGAATGGTAGCCAGCCCGACACCTGGAGCAACATCATCGCACTCAAGCTCCAGGTTGTGAAGACGCTCATTAGAATTAGACGTGTCTTCCCCAACCTTCTCTTACCTCAGAGCACTGTTTTCTTTAGTGCGGTATGGGAGGAGCTTTCCACCTTGCAAGCCCCCCACGAACAGCTGTACATCAAGCAGGATGCCCAGGGACGACTTGAGGACTCCGACAATCTGCCATACACCCTGGACTTCCTCATTTTGGAGGAATTGGATTTCCTGAACCAGTGCTTCAGGGCTCCACCGGTGCAGGCCGAGCTTGAGGGTCATCTCAACGCCCACCCCTctgcatcgcaggttccctGGATGAAAGAGATCATGAACATGCTCATCGGATACTCCCGTGTCACTagggaagaggaggaacTGTGGGATATAGACTGCTCCTTGTACCTTGCCGAGGAGACTTCCGTCACCGCAAACTACACTGCACGCACTGCTGCTGGTGATCTGTTGATCAAGATGGGTGAGTGGTTCAACCAAAAGGCCATAGAAGGCCTGTTTGGGCAGACACAACCACTCTTTGCCAACGGAGGTTCCGATTGGCGTAACCAGGAGGCGGCACTCTACCTTTTTGTTATGCTGGTCAGCGACTTCCAAGACATGGACAAGCCAATTCCGGAGGAAGTTGCCCATGCATACCTTGTACTGGTAGACTACGCCATCAACCGGGCCGATGAGCCTCTTCTCCGGGCCAGAGGATACCTCGTTGCTGGTATCCTTTGCCGATCTTACCAGACTCCTGCCGAGCTGTTGGATCGTATGATCACCTCGATCACGCAAGAGGAATCAGAGGTTGTTCAAGTTGCCTGCATCAAGGCCCTGGAGGGTTTGATCAACGCTGGTCAAGTGCCTACCGATAGACAGGTTCCCATCATCAATGCTATCCAAAGCTACATGAATGGCAAGGACCCCAGTGAGATGGAAGATGCGGATGAACTTCTCGTTACACTCTCCGAGTCTCTTCGCGCCGCTATCACACTGGACACTCGAATTGCCCTCTCCAATGAAGTGCAGTCCGTTGACCTTCTCTTCATGCTTGCCAAGCTTGGCGCTAGCAACTTCCAAGTCACAATGTTGATTTCCGAGGGTCTTGAGGATGTAGTTACTGCTCTATCGGATACTGAGTCTTATACTGCCCTCTGCGGAAAGCTTCTGCCTACCTTGACCGGCGCCTTTGATGTTGCCAACCTCACTGAAGATAACCCTCTGGTTACAGTAAGCTATTATACCGAACTAATTTAGAACTAGACTGACAGTTTTCAGGTCGCCGTCGAGCTGCTGGCTATCCTTGCCGAGAACGGACCCGAACCACTACCTGCGGGCTTTGTGGCAGCTACTTTCCCCAAGCTGAACCGCCTCCTCATGGAGTCCAACGAGGGTGAGGTTCTTCGACCAGGATCAGAGGTCGTCAAGTGGATGCTTCAGCATGATCACCAGCAAGTTCTTGCATGGCAAGATGCTAACGGCCGCTCCGGTCTCGAGGTTTGTCTCCACATCGTCGACAGGCTCCTGGGTCCCTCTATTGAGGACAACTCAGCCTCCGAGGTTGGTGGTTTGGCCGCAGAGCTTGTTGAGAAGGCTGGCCAAGAGCGTCTTGGTCCTTTCCTACCCCAGCTTCTCCAAGCTGTTGCCAACCGACTTGCCACTGCTCAAGCCGCGGCCTTCATCCAGTCTCTCATCCTCGTGTTTGCCCGTCTCACCCTTTCCGGAGCCCACGAAGTGGTTGACTTTTTAAGTCAAATTCAGATCAGCGGGGAAAGTGGTCTGCAGGTTGTCTTAGCCAAGTGGCTAGAGAACTCTGTCAACTTTGCTGGATATGATGAAATCCGCCAAAAGTACGTTAATACTAAAGCAAGCTCTCGGCAATTACTGACAAGTCTAGCGTGATCGCTCTATCCAAACTTTACTCCCTCAACGATCCTCGCCTTGCACAAACACAGGTCAAGGGTGATTTAATCGTAAACCAGGACGATGGGCTAATTAAGACACGTTCACGTGCGAAGAAGAGTATGTATCCAACAACTCACGATCCTCAAGCCTCCAGCACCTACCTAGAAACCCTCTACACCCAATTTATTGAGGCCCAAGACGCTAATCAAGCAGCCATGGCACCAGACCCCGACCAGTACACCGTCATTCCTGCTTCACTCAAGATTATCAAGGTCCTCATTGAAGAACTTCTATCCGCATCTGGCCAACGGGCTGCTGCCAAtgctgccgctgctgctgtGGCAACTGCCAGTTTTGAGGACGAGAACGACGAGGAGGGCtgggaagacgacgacgatactCTCGACCTGAGCCTGGGAGCCACCAAGCATGACCTCATGTCGTTTGTGGAAGGTGGACAGCGACAGCGAGACGACGAGACGCAAGCTTACCTCACCGAGTTCTTCATCCGTTGCGGCCAGGAAAACACTGCCAACTTCCAAGAGTGGTATAACATGCtgacagaagaagagaagataaAGCTTAACGAGGTGGCCAGCTCGGCAGGACAATAGGAAGCGACTGCACATATGGTCACGAAATATTACCAGCCTGGCTCGGTTCGGCGAAGAATACTGTGGAAGTGCCAGACTACAAGTTAGGAAACACAAAAGGAGAAACAAGGCGTGCGCGACGCGTGCCTTGGTTTGCGCGGCAGAGGATAGATAGATTGGCCCTTGGGTTGGCATGAATTATTACGAACGGAAATGAATTGTAGATAGAATTAGAGAAACATCTCAGTGGAAGAGTCACATGCGAAATAAACGAGAAGTAGATAATCAAACCTTGTGATTCTTTTACTGCCTAGCTACGAATGGCTAGCCACTAACTATTGTCGCAACTCAAATTATATCGCCACCTCCAAAACCTCTACCGAAAGGATTGTTACTTCGTCCACTGCCAGGACCAGGGAATCGAGGATTACCTCCAGGACCAGTGGGGTCCCATCGCGCGCCGGGCGGAGCTTGGGGATCGTAGCCTCCATACCCATCGTCTCCGTGCCCATTACCTCCTTGTCCTGTAAACAATGGGTCGTCGAAGGTGGGATGCATACCCGAGTGACCACCGGGGCGAGCAGGCAATCCCCCGCCAGAAAAAGGATTGAGAGGGTTAGGCGGATACAGGTCGTCGTGTCCGATGCCGTAAGGATGCCCACCAGGCATCTGAGGACCGCCTCGTGGTGGTCGTGGTCGATTCACCTCGTGCTCGTCCTCAAAACCTGGAGGAGGGAAGTCGCCCATGGGGTAAGGCTGGGGACGAGCCATCTCGGGAAGTGGGATTACCGGAGGCGGAGGCATGTTTGGGTTAGGCGCAGGGTCACCACGGAATGGTCGGTTTGGGTTCTGTGCTTCTTGAGCACGGCGCTCAGAGCGTGCGTTGTCCTCTGCCTCAGCAGTCTCGACATACCCTTCACTCTGGAGCTTAGGAATGAGTTTTTGAACGATGTTGATTTTGAGGTCATGGAGAACATCTATAAGAGTGAGTCAGTAAACGCTCCTAATAGTAATACTGGGCAACATACCCGCAATAGCTTTCTCAGATGTGAACACAGCGCGGAGCTTTTCAACAAGGTCACTGCGGTCTTCTTGATTGTCCTTGATAGTGATGCGAATAGGGAGTTTCTTAGAGTCCACAACTTCGCTAATCGATCGTTCGAAACGACGAATATTATCGTCTCCCACAGCCAGTCCGCGAACCTCAACCTTCTTGCCCATGCGATCCACACGAATACTAAAGGTCATGGCTGACTGCTTGTGCGAATATACAAAGCTGTAAGATTTGAAGCCCGAGTTCCATTGTGATGGCAGACGAGGAGCAAGTGATTCGCATTCAGCTATTGGTCGCTTGTGTGAGCCGAGTATGATGCTACGTGGGGGTTGAGTAGAGTAGACTTACCTAGCTTTTTGTCCTCGTCAAAGCCCTGGAGCTTGAAGCCAAGAGCGGAGAGATATGAGTGAATGAGAAGAGCGATAACTTCATAGGAGGATGCGAGATCCGATGACTCGTCGTTATGAGGATGTGTGGGCAGCGCTTCCGCCATGCCGCTGAGGATGGCAGGGACGCTGAGCGATTCTGACATGATGAACTGTGATGATTACTGAAGAGATTCTTTCAAGTGCTGCAACAATGCTTGGAGATGAGTGGAGCTAATTTAATGATGGAATCGGTAGTGGAGAAGGTAGAAGTGGAAGGTGCTATCTAGTCGAAAGTGAAGAAGGAGGTGCGTCATGAAATAGTTGCCTCAGCCCTATATGTGGATCATTTAGGTTCTGCGGGGCAGTGACGGTTTAAAGTAAATGGGAGGTCCACCCTGGAGGTAGGTATGTCGGTTGTTTTGTTGGataagaaagggaaaaagagTGTGTCGTTTTTGAGAATTTCTGCAGGTTTATATATTCATATAAAGTTTTATtgaaattctatttaatagtaCGGCCTTGTAGCCTTACTCAACTTTATGCTGTCCACTTTACAGTTACGCTTTCAGTGTTGAACCATCAAAGTTGCTACTCTTTCAATATGTCATGCGCCACCTAATCATGTACCTATGTTGAAATTCGTACGTTgctaataaataaatacagTTTTGTACGCATATAGTTGCTATTGGACTACCTACTAATCCAGCTAGCTCTGAACAATGAAATGCTCAATTTGCGCACTTCCTACTAGATGAATTGTACAGCTAAAGTTAGAACAGTGTAATGTAGAACTAAACCGTCACAACTTGCGTAAGGAAAGCTGTTTAATGATATTCTGTGATTGCTCAagcctaggtacctagtacTGACGGTATTGTCGCGCAAACCTCTCATGGCTCTGAGATGTCTCATGACAGTAGCATCACGTGAGATCGCGTTCCACTCAACGCGTCCCACCACGTCTTCCAAACCACCGATTCTTTAACATCACCACTTCCTCAACATCCCACATTACCACCATGGACTTAGGCCCATCTATCCCCGCCGCCCAAGCATCACACCTCCTTTCTTCCTTTACAATCTTTTTGAATCTCACTCTTCACACCCTCCTTTACCATCGCGGTCTCTACCCTGCAACTACTTTCCTCACTGCACGCGCCCTCAACCTCCCCGTCCACCAGTCCCGCCATCCTGGCCTCTGCACGTGGATAAACGATGCTGTCTCTTCTGTAGCAGTCCAACTGCGAAAAGGCACTGTGCGCCGTATAGCCGTTGTAATGCATGCTGCAAAGACTTTTGATGTACTTGAGCGTTGGGTATTTGACGTTGAGACGTTTCCTATTGGCTGGGGTGATAGAGAGGAGAGGAACTATAGCCCTGCGTTGGTCGAAGGTGTGGATGAGGAGGGTGGTGTGAATTGGACGGATGTAAATGAAGCTTTACGGGGGGCTCTAAGGCGTATCTCGCATGCAGCCGAGATGATGTCTGCTTTGCCTGAAGGTAGCACTTTTACACTTGCCGTTGAGCTACGTGACGAAGCATCGGCACCAATAGGGGTAAGTTCAAAGTCTCATTTGAAATACGCCGAGCTAAATGACTTAGCATCCGCAACATTGGATACCTTCCCAACCAAACCTTCAACCACCAACAGACACCTCTTTGAATCAAGGTTCGGCTATTGGCGGCCAGAACACAACGCCAATCCGCTCTGTCAAAGCCGGTCCCCTCTTCTTTGAGTGTTGGATCGAGCAAAACGATTTAGAATGATCACAGAATGATACGCATATGATACCCGACTTGAAAGGATAGATTATCGTCATCATGAAATTTCATAACCTCTAATTCGTCTTGTACAACATGACATGAACCCATTGTCCTGGCCCCGATTCCCAGACCCGAGCCAGTCCGTGCCACATGACCCTGCTCCCTACTCCGACAAAGCCTCGAGTCCGTCGCGTTATGTACAGTCCGGCCGTCAAGGCATAGCAAATCCCTTGACTCATTACCATCAGAACCCTTTTCAAACGCCCAAATAGCCTCCCAACCAGCCCTCCAGAGGACAGCAGCGCCTACTCTGTCGTCCCCTTCAATGCCGCACGCAGACTAACCATCTCGCGCTTGAGTCGCGCGTTCTCCTTCTTCATTCGTGCTGTCTCGTCGCTTTGATCACGCAGCCGAACCATcagttcttccttttcttctttgcccttgcccttgagaGCCTTGACAATTTTGCCAAGCTCCCCGTTGAATTTCTCATACAGTAATTCGTTCTCTGCCACTGCCTCTTTGTATAGCTGATCAATGGCCCGGACCTTGGCTTCAGCTGCTTTGACCGTAGTTTCCATGTCGTGCTGGATTGCTGCGTGCTTCTCTTGTATCTCCTGGATGGCGGCAGGAACTCGGTCCTCCAACTGCCGGACGGCAGCCGTCACTTGTCGCATATCAACCGACTGTGACCCTGGGGACTGGGCATCACTGAGGCGCGCCATTTCCTCGCCAATTTTGAACAGCTCAGATCTGAGAGAAGCATCCACGTCGTCAACAGCCTGCTTCTCCGTATTGAGCCGTTCTCGAAGCTTTTGCGGAGATTGTAAGCGGAGTCTCTGAGTTCCACGCCTAGATGGGCTTGAGTTTGGACGAGGAGGTGATTCAGCCCCTGGAGGTGCAGAACGGTATGGGCGCAACGTCGGTATGTTACTTGAAGATAATGTCTTGGAATGCCTGTGAGTTTTGAGTGGTGCGGGTCGACGGATTGCCTCATCAGAAGGCTCCAAGGGACTTGGTTCAAGCAGACTAGGCTGAAGCATGTCTAAGACATTTTCTTTCTGCCTTGATACTCGCATCGTCTGGGCCACACCGGGACTAACTGGTATCCTAGACGTCGCTGTCTTGGGGCTTGCGTTGAGCTTCTCTGATGTTTCCTTTGCGTCTTGAAGTGGCTGCGGTGATTCGTCATCGTCCAGGGTCACCGCTTCCATGTAGTTCTTTAGATCCGACAGAGAGCTGCGacgcttcttcttgggcGACCGCGGTGGTGGGCGCTCCGTCTCTGGCTCTCCTATTGTTTCCAATAATCGATGGGAGCTTCCTGGTCTCTGTGCTTCGTCAAACGCCCCTGCTATGGGTGGACGATCCCTGGAACCTGGTCTCCTTGCTAGCTTTTTGGGTATTGTGTTGTCATCGATGGACCTCGAACGGCCTAATGACGTTTTTGATAAGCTGAAAGCTTCGCTTGCTGTGGGGTTTCTGTGCTTACTGAGTTGTCGCCATACTGATGATCGGTCGTCTTTGCTGTTCTGTCGCAATAGGGTATCGAAACCAAACTTGCGGCGCAGTGATGACGTGTTTGATGCCAACGAAGGGGTGTATCCTTTACCACGAATAGCCGAGTTAATTGACTCATAAGTTGAGCTGTCCAGTCCAAAACTGTGGTTCAAGCTGGGCTCTTCGAAGATCCGATCGCAGTCTTCCACAAGACGATCGAGTAGATTGATATAATTTGCGGCTGTTCCGTCATATACTAGCAACTCTGCAAAAGCAAGTGTCAATGCTCCTCTGTCGCCATCATTGCCGCACCCATCCAGCAGATCGGCCAAGAGCTTGATGAGAGCAGTGAACGCGCGGCGATTCTGTGGAGCCATGTCACCGAACAAAAAGTTAACAAAATCTGCAAAGTCGCCGGGCACTCTCTTGTTAACGCGTGCTTGCAGAGTATCCAGAGATTTCATTGACATGACTGGGCTTATTTGGTCGGCCCATGCGATTCGAAGAAATTTTTCAAAAGCAACAAAAATGACCTCGGTGCCTAGGTCAGCAGTGGCATCAAAATCATAAGGGATCTCGATGAGTCTGTTGTAAAGTTCATTGACCGTTAGTTCGTCAACCACTGAGCGTTGTAACAAGGTACGACCAATAATGAGACCCTTGCGGTTCTGTAGAGCGGCGACATAGCTAGTGAACGTTTGCTCTAGTCGTACTAACGGGTTATCGGTACGGGTTTCCTCTTGAGAAACGCCATCCTTGCCCCCCTTTATTGAGCTGACGACAGATGCCTGGCTGTTGTTGCGATGTATCGAAGGCACCTGCTTGTGTTTTGAGCTCACACTCGCCGTGTCAGAAAGATGGACCGAGCTGCCGCCCCAGAAACTGGAGAGGAGTTTTACAGGGGATGAAGCGAGAAATGACCTGGTCTTCTCCGCTCTGGTGTTGAGTAGAAGACCATGAAGCGTCTTGGAGTAATATGAGACGAGAGGTGCCGTCAATTGCATATTGGAAACACTATGCTGCGTGCTCAGTAGTTGGATCACTGCATTTAATTAGCTTCAGAAGTTCAAAGACTCATCATGACAGGGCTCACCTCGTCGTGACATTGTAGGGAGGAAGTCTTCCAGGGCAACGTCATCCTGGAATTGCCTCCCATTTAATCCAACTGTGAGCATTGATACCCGCTTCATGTCATTGGTCGTCACGTTGACAACAATCTCAACCCCGTAATGGCCTACGGGTGCCCCTTTAGTACCCATATCATGATCGACAACCACTCGAATTGGGGCAGGCTCCTTGCGGCCTTCGATAAGCTGGTCGGCACCCTCCTGGAAGATAGCTGCGTGAAGCCCAAGGTTGCTATCTGGCATGCGCGCTGACCGTAAAGTCCAGGTAGGATCCTCTCGCTCCTTTTCCGAAAATCGAGCTTCAATTCTTGCCTTTACCACATCCTCTCCCCATTTGGCGGCTCTTGCTTCGTACATCTCTTGTAGCAGGAAGCATCGCGACGTGACCGCTTTACTAATTCGGTGCTCGCCTGGATGAGCACCTCTCATCTCCTCCGTCGAAGTCATCCAGAAGAGCGTTCCATCGTCTGCCTCGGTAAATCGAACCTCGGCCAAGTCATGCCATCCAGTGAAGACAAATTCATACGCGGCTGGACCACCTGCGGCATTGGTCATGGAGATAAGTAAACCAGCTGCAGAGGGTTTCTCGATCTCACGGAGGAGGTCTCGACCTGTCATGGTTCCACTCATCTTCTTGATTATAACCACACAGTctgagaagaggaggaaaatTCCGGATCGATCCGACTGATTGAGTAAAGGTTGGAAGGGAGGTGCCAGTTCGGTGAAGTCGGCTGTTGCGATGAGACGACCTTGTGGTTCCAAGTTCAATGGCCAAGCTTCAACCATATTCCGAAGCCGGTTGGTGACATGTGGCTTGTCAGGCAAGGGCTCATCCATTGAGCAAATATTGGTGATGATATCTCGGGCTTTGAGCATGGGCTGCAGAGCCGGATGTGTCATGGGGATACATCCCACGATTTGGTCAATGAGTAAGCTGTAGCGGGGAAGCCTTTGCACTGGCTCAATAAGGATGGAGCGGATCGTCTGTTCGCCAGCTTGAGCCACTCTTTGCCTAAAGCTCGACTGTTGATCGAGGAATGAGTTGAGTAGTGTGGGAAAGTGCTGGCTAGCTTTAATGTAATCCTGGTAGCACTCTGTAAACTTGGGGAACCATTCCAAAAATAATCTGGCGATGGCCAAGGCACCGCTTGGATCTCTTGTCCGGCCAATTTTGGAGCCCATAAAGTTCATCGTGGGCGTCTCCATATCCCGTAAGGCTTCCTCTTCAGTGTCGTCGAGAATCCTCCGCATTTCCTCCATAAAGGCCGAGTTGACCTGCAGAATACCGTCTGCTGAATTGGGAAAGAGTTTCTCCAACTCTTCTTCAGAGGGGCTCAAACTGCCAGGCGCTCGTGCTTGAGCGCCCTCGCGAAAGTCGGCTGCGACATTCGTCACCAGCTCCCTCACTTTGGCCACATATCGTTCCTCAGTCTCGACCAGTTCTGTCAGTTTCATACGCAACTCCATTTTCTGATCCTTGAGGAATGATTTGCTTCGGTTCAACGCAGTCGGCTTTGACGGTGCTCTTCGTAGTCGGCTAGTAGGTAGAAACACTGGTTCTCCAAATAATTTTATCAGAGGTGTGTATCCTCCATACTGTCGCAATGTTGGGTCTAGGatgtcatcttcgtcgtcggGTACATCTTCGAGGTCGACAGACTGTAGTGGAACAATAGCGCCTGGCGGAAGAACAAAGTCGAGATCGACATGGCTGATGTGTTGTGTCTGCAAAGCGTCCTGCAGAGTCTCGATGATGTCGGCTGTGTGATCGCTCTGGACCATGTCCTTGACAATATCGGCTGCATGTTGTTCGCTGAACAGCGCTGGAGCACTGCCAGGACGTCGACCTCTTGTGGGGTATAGATTCTTGAGATATAATTTAACGCAATCGGGTAGTTCTGTAAAGTATTTGAAGAGGCCGAAGGCGAGGGCCCGGTAGACCTCATCTCCCTGAAACTCGCGGGGTAGGTGGTGGACGACGCTGTAGAATGGAGAATTGGGCGATATTGTTATTCGGGGGAAGCTCTGGAAGCCGGCTGGCGTAAAAACGTGGACTTGTACTCGAGAACTGTTGAGGGTATAGTTTGCGGTAGTCGAGGGCCCGTGGAAAAGTaacagaggaagatggccGAGTAGAGGATCAGCGGCGTGGTAGAGAGTGACACTATCTGACGACAGCACCAGCTCTTCGGTAACGCGAACCATGACGTTGGGGAGAAGAGGGGCGTCTTTCTGTCAGTTTAGgtatgtacagtacagtGCAGTGCAATACGAAAAGTATGTTGACGTCGACTTGGGACGGCGGTCGCCAAGTTGGGTCGCAGATGGGGAGCGATTCGACGAGAAGCGATCAATGGCGAGCTTAGTTAGGTGCAGTAGCTTAGCGGCGCCCAACTTTGAGGAGAAGATAAAgatgagacgagacgagacttTATCCGTAATTACTAACGAGTCGCCTCCTCCCTCGTCACGGATACTCAGATTTGCGCATGCGGACGAGCAATCGAATCGAGGGGTTGACAAAGTGACGTTGTTTTGGAGATCGATCTCGGGCTGGGATTAGGACGAGACGAGCGAGATGGAGGTTTGAGCTTTGGCCCGTATCCGTAGTCGGTGGGCGGGAGTCAACAAAGCCCAGACCAAGACCCAGACCCAGATTCAAAAGCTCAGAGACAGTTGGAGAGATGTAGCGGGAACACAAGCGAGAGATGGTGGGTCTAGC
This Fusarium poae strain DAOMC 252244 chromosome 3, whole genome shotgun sequence DNA region includes the following protein-coding sequences:
- a CDS encoding hypothetical protein (BUSCO:47329at5125), producing MSESLSVPAILSGMAEALPTHPHNDESSDLASSYEVIALLIHSYLSALGFKLQGFDEDKKLAECESLAPRLPSQWNSGFKSYSFVYSHKQSAMTFSIRVDRMGKKVEVRGLAVGDDNIRRFERSISEVVDSKKLPIRITIKDNQEDRSDLVEKLRAVFTSEKAIADVLHDLKINIVQKLIPKLQSEGYVETAEAEDNARSERRAQEAQNPNRPFRGDPAPNPNMPPPPVIPLPEMARPQPYPMGDFPPPGFEDEHEVNRPRPPRGGPQMPGGHPYGIGHDDLYPPNPLNPFSGGGLPARPGGHSGMHPTFDDPLFTGQGGNGHGDDGYGGYDPQAPPGARWDPTGPGGNPRFPGPGSGRSNNPFGRGFGGGDII
- a CDS encoding hypothetical protein (BUSCO:4133at5125) codes for the protein MEDQLVQLLSSTQLSDQGPRQQAEIELKRARTNPAFPLSLANIAAHTSIETSIRQSALTNLRLFIENNWSNDELDDEPQIPISDEVRGQLKQVLLDLVLSQEEDRKVKISASYAVGKIAVHDFPDQWPNMLPSVLSVVPSGTDAQLHGALRLLNDIIEESLSEDQFFSMAQDIAKALSEVAFNENRKPMHRALAISILRGCFDLLNMIREDHAKEVRAFADGLIQQWNPFFITVMKSPLPEANLENGSQPDTWSNIIALKLQVVKTLIRIRRVFPNLLLPQSTVFFSAVWEELSTLQAPHEQLYIKQDAQGRLEDSDNLPYTLDFLILEELDFLNQCFRAPPVQAELEGHLNAHPSASQVPWMKEIMNMLIGYSRVTREEEELWDIDCSLYLAEETSVTANYTARTAAGDLLIKMGEWFNQKAIEGLFGQTQPLFANGGSDWRNQEAALYLFVMLVSDFQDMDKPIPEEVAHAYLVLVDYAINRADEPLLRARGYLVAGILCRSYQTPAELLDRMITSITQEESEVVQVACIKALEGLINAGQVPTDRQVPIINAIQSYMNGKDPSEMEDADELLVTLSESLRAAITLDTRIALSNEVQSVDLLFMLAKLGASNFQVTMLISEGLEDVVTALSDTESYTALCGKLLPTLTGAFDVANLTEDNPLVTVAVELLAILAENGPEPLPAGFVAATFPKLNRLLMESNEGEVLRPGSEVVKWMLQHDHQQVLAWQDANGRSGLEVCLHIVDRLLGPSIEDNSASEVGGLAAELVEKAGQERLGPFLPQLLQAVANRLATAQAAAFIQSLILVFARLTLSGAHEVVDFLSQIQISGESGLQVVLAKWLENSVNFAGYDEIRQNVIALSKLYSLNDPRLAQTQVKGDLIVNQDDGLIKTRSRAKKTMAPDPDQYTVIPASLKIIKVLIEELLSASGQRAAANAAAAAVATASFEDENDEEGWEDDDDTLDLSLGATKHDLMSFVEGGQRQRDDETQAYLTEFFIRCGQENTANFQEWYNMLTEEEKIKLNEVASSAGQ
- a CDS encoding hypothetical protein (BUSCO:54589at5125), which produces MDLGPSIPAAQASHLLSSFTIFLNLTLHTLLYHRGLYPATTFLTARALNLPVHQSRHPGLCTWINDAVSSVAVQLRKGTVRRIAVVMHAAKTFDVLERWVFDVETFPIGWGDREERNYSPALVEGVDEEGGVNWTDVNEALRGALRRISHAAEMMSALPEGSTFTLAVELRDEASAPIGHPQHWIPSQPNLQPPTDTSLNQGSAIGGQNTTPIRSVKAGPLFFECWIEQNDLE